A DNA window from Oncorhynchus tshawytscha isolate Ot180627B linkage group LG13, Otsh_v2.0, whole genome shotgun sequence contains the following coding sequences:
- the LOC112246896 gene encoding refilin-B: protein MVGRLNLLNVCDNDPLDMSCKAERGLDSPDSGLPPSPSPSHWLLPDCRDKGAISPVSEDESRGSSLVPILSIGSVPQLHTLSYGEGIELDPLLTKEIRYTSSVHYDSERHFIHDMAMQPRGLGLENCSQMVLAVPHSTWRHYKTQLDFQPRQRAQRFQSTTIVYPKHARTIYTTELSYDSRRLARRFMSRVELEAADRSRLPQ from the exons ATGGTGGGCAGACTAAACTTGCTGAATGTATGTGACAACGACCCATTGGATATGAGCTGCAAAGCCGAGCGGGGACTTGACAGCCCGGACTCCGGACTACCCCCCAGCCCCAGTCCGAGCCACTGGCTGTTACCTGACTGCAGGGATAAAGGTGCCATAAGCCCGGTGTCTGAAGACGAGAGCAGAGGGTCATCCTTG GTTCCCATTTTATCGATTGGATCTGTGCCTCAGCTGCACACCTTGTCCTACGGGGAGGGCATAGAACTTGATCCACTACTGACCAAGGAAATACG ATACACGTCGTCTGTCCACTATGACTCAGAGCGTCACTTTATCCATGACATGGCCATGCAGCCCAGAGGCCTGGGTCTGGAGAACTGCAGCCAGATGGTCCTGGCTGTCCCTCACAGCACCTGGAGACACTACAAGACCCAGCTGGACTTCCAGCCTCGCCAACGGGCCCAGCGCTTCCAGAGCACCACCATCGTCTACCCCAAGCACGCTCGCACCATCTACACAACCGAGCTGAGCTACGACAGTCGGCGGCTTGCCAGGAGATTCATGTCGCGGGTGGAGCTGGAGGCTGCTGACCGGAGTAGGCTACCCCAGTAG